In one Pseudomonadota bacterium genomic region, the following are encoded:
- a CDS encoding SWIB/MDM2 domain-containing protein — MAVAKKKPAKKAPMKKKPAAKKPAAKKAPMKKKPAAKKPAAKKAPAKKAPAKKPAAKKAPAKKKSAVKRKPNPAFMKPMRPSAVLAAVVGATPLPRTEVTKKIWTYIKKHDLQDAKNRRNINADSNLLPIFGGKKQVSMFEMTKLVSKHLS, encoded by the coding sequence ATGGCAGTTGCTAAAAAGAAACCGGCAAAAAAAGCACCGATGAAGAAAAAGCCTGCGGCTAAAAAGCCTGCGGCTAAAAAAGCACCGATGAAGAAAAAGCCTGCGGCTAAAAAGCCTGCGGCTAAAAAAGCACCAGCAAAAAAAGCGCCGGCTAAAAAGCCTGCGGCTAAAAAAGCACCGGCGAAGAAAAAATCAGCTGTAAAAAGAAAACCTAATCCAGCTTTCATGAAGCCAATGAGACCTAGCGCAGTACTCGCTGCTGTTGTAGGTGCGACGCCACTCCCGCGCACTGAGGTCACTAAGAAGATATGGACCTACATCAAGAAGCATGACCTCCAGGATGCAAAAAACAGGAGGAATATAAATGCGGACAGTAATTTATTGCCAATATTTGGTGGTAAAAAACAAGTGTCAATGTTTGAAATGACTAAGCTTGTAAGTAAACATTTATCTTAA